A single region of the Jatrophihabitans sp. GAS493 genome encodes:
- a CDS encoding carbohydrate ABC transporter permease: MSDTHVENSSTLKDSLDGVEAVGGGRATVPSPAVRRRGRRRRTSWRARFEIALLAGPAILIFVGFVILPVGLAAYYGFYRWKGYGPPTDWVGLHNYYVIFTDSDFQAALRHNIYIVLLSLLIQGPLAILLALLLNRDIRGRNLIRVLIFVPWVISEVIAGTGWSLILATNGAFNDLLRNVGLGRFTADWLSDPHWALWSLMAILTWKYLGFAVLLFMAGMQNIPEEVYEAASIDGASYWQLHRRITLPLLAPTIRIWAFLSIIGSLQLFDLVYIIWGQYVAGTAGVSTMATYMVQNGRNAGNYGYGNAVAVVLFLISLFIALVYQRFVLRRDTEGAITIGDKR; encoded by the coding sequence ATGAGCGACACGCACGTCGAGAACTCTTCGACCCTGAAAGATTCGCTCGACGGCGTTGAGGCTGTCGGCGGCGGCCGGGCAACCGTGCCGTCGCCGGCGGTTCGTCGGCGCGGCCGCCGGAGGAGGACCAGCTGGCGAGCACGCTTCGAGATCGCGCTTCTCGCCGGTCCGGCGATCCTCATCTTTGTCGGGTTCGTCATTCTCCCCGTCGGACTTGCCGCCTACTACGGCTTCTATCGGTGGAAAGGCTACGGCCCGCCGACGGACTGGGTTGGTCTCCATAACTACTATGTGATCTTCACCGACAGCGACTTCCAGGCGGCGCTGAGGCACAACATCTACATTGTCCTACTTTCATTGCTCATTCAGGGCCCCCTGGCGATTCTGCTGGCGTTGTTGCTGAACCGGGATATTCGCGGCCGGAACCTGATCAGGGTGTTGATCTTCGTGCCCTGGGTGATTTCGGAGGTCATCGCCGGCACCGGGTGGAGCTTGATCCTCGCCACGAACGGCGCGTTCAACGACCTGCTCCGCAACGTCGGGCTTGGGCGCTTCACCGCCGACTGGTTGTCCGATCCACATTGGGCGTTGTGGTCACTGATGGCGATCCTCACCTGGAAGTACTTGGGATTCGCGGTGCTGCTCTTCATGGCTGGGATGCAGAACATCCCGGAGGAGGTCTACGAAGCCGCCTCGATCGACGGCGCCAGTTACTGGCAGTTGCACCGCAGGATCACGCTGCCGCTGCTCGCCCCGACGATCCGGATATGGGCTTTCCTGTCGATCATCGGGTCGCTGCAGCTGTTCGATCTGGTGTACATCATCTGGGGTCAGTACGTCGCGGGCACCGCCGGCGTCTCCACCATGGCGACCTACATGGTGCAGAACGGACGCAACGCGGGCAACTACGGCTACGGCAACGCGGTCGCGGTTGTCCTCTTTCTGATCTCGCTATTCATCGCGCTGGTCTACCAGCGATTCGTCCTCAGGCGCGACACCGAAGGTGCCATCACGATCGGAGACAAGCGGTGA
- a CDS encoding glycoside hydrolase family 3 N-terminal domain-containing protein, with protein MPEASEQVRALLTRMTLEEKLAQLTGYWLDQGGNVVAPMQDEMAVRHESESLADITRHGMGHYTRVYGTRPVEPVERAAWLWNEQRRLKRETRLGIPALVHEECLTGLAAWKAATFPTPLAWGASFDPDLLFEVGQVIGRSMRELGIHQGLAPVLDVVRDPRWGRVDECIGEDPYLVGTIGTSYTRGLQAAGVHATLKHFLGYSGSKAGRNHAPVAVGPRELADIFLPPFEMAILDGGARSVMNSYSDVDGLPVAANVDYLTGVLREKLGFDGVVVGDYFSVAFLEVLHAVARDRGEAGAIALEAGIDIELPTGDAYLSPLAERIRAGEFDERYVDRSVLRALTQKEALGLLDPEVFEDSPPQNIDLDSPRHRELAHRLAAESVILLSNDGLLPISGWPRPPRRIAVIGPNADRVESLQGCYSFQNHVLTQFPDYAPGFAIPTVLQALAPALASVGLGTSEIAFAMGCTVDDPDSSGIESAAEAARGAELAIVVVGDQAGLFGRGTVGEGNDAESLELPGVQRQLVESVVATGTPVVLVLVTGRPYAIGWALDGDHPKPAAVLQAYFPGEGGGLAIADILTGRINPSGRLPVSMPRSSGAQPYSYLHPILGGPSDVTAADSTPLRPFGFGLSYTSYHYSDLVVDDEVSAGGEFSATVTVTNSGDVAGTDVVQLYGQDIYATITRPVAQLLGYARVELAAGESKQVQFSVPTTRFAFTDRRLVKIIEPGDAEVWVGSHALASYAGADVAASTGGSIVNHKVTQRSRTPGTATPRLTIAITGDTYKVTPADPRWVNVKVTPP; from the coding sequence ATGCCCGAGGCATCCGAACAGGTCCGTGCACTGCTGACCCGCATGACGCTCGAGGAGAAGCTCGCCCAACTCACCGGATACTGGTTGGACCAGGGCGGGAACGTCGTAGCGCCCATGCAGGACGAGATGGCAGTGCGGCACGAGTCCGAGAGCCTTGCCGACATCACCCGCCACGGAATGGGTCACTACACCCGCGTGTACGGCACCCGTCCGGTGGAACCAGTTGAACGCGCAGCCTGGCTGTGGAACGAGCAACGGCGACTCAAGCGCGAGACCCGACTCGGGATTCCCGCGCTCGTGCACGAGGAGTGCCTGACCGGGCTTGCGGCGTGGAAGGCGGCCACGTTCCCGACGCCGCTGGCCTGGGGGGCGTCCTTCGACCCAGACTTGCTCTTCGAGGTGGGCCAGGTGATCGGTCGGTCGATGCGCGAACTCGGCATCCACCAGGGCCTGGCGCCAGTCCTCGACGTCGTCCGCGACCCTCGCTGGGGCCGTGTCGACGAGTGCATCGGCGAGGACCCGTACCTGGTCGGGACCATCGGCACCTCATACACTCGCGGCCTGCAAGCGGCCGGGGTGCACGCGACACTCAAACACTTTCTCGGATACTCCGGATCGAAAGCTGGCCGGAATCACGCGCCCGTAGCGGTCGGACCGCGCGAACTGGCAGATATCTTCCTGCCGCCGTTCGAGATGGCCATCCTTGACGGTGGCGCCCGGTCGGTCATGAACTCCTACAGCGACGTCGACGGACTGCCGGTCGCCGCGAACGTGGACTACCTCACCGGCGTGCTTCGGGAGAAGCTGGGCTTTGACGGAGTGGTCGTCGGCGACTATTTCTCGGTCGCATTCCTCGAGGTGTTGCACGCAGTGGCCAGAGACCGCGGCGAAGCTGGCGCCATCGCCCTCGAGGCGGGCATCGATATCGAACTGCCGACCGGCGACGCCTACCTGAGCCCGCTCGCCGAACGGATCCGCGCCGGCGAGTTCGACGAACGATACGTAGACCGTTCGGTGCTGCGAGCGTTGACCCAGAAGGAGGCACTCGGCCTGCTCGACCCCGAGGTCTTCGAGGATTCGCCACCGCAGAACATCGACCTCGACTCGCCGCGGCACCGGGAGCTGGCGCACCGCCTGGCGGCCGAATCGGTGATCCTGCTGTCCAACGACGGCCTGCTGCCCATCTCCGGATGGCCGCGGCCGCCACGCCGAATTGCCGTCATCGGCCCGAATGCGGACCGGGTCGAGTCGTTGCAGGGCTGCTACTCGTTCCAGAACCACGTGCTTACGCAGTTCCCTGACTACGCACCGGGGTTCGCGATCCCGACCGTTCTCCAAGCGCTGGCGCCAGCCTTGGCCTCCGTCGGGTTGGGCACTTCCGAGATTGCGTTCGCCATGGGCTGCACGGTCGACGATCCGGACAGCTCTGGAATCGAGTCGGCGGCTGAGGCGGCCCGCGGCGCCGAACTCGCCATAGTGGTGGTCGGTGACCAGGCGGGTCTGTTCGGCCGGGGGACGGTCGGCGAGGGCAACGATGCGGAGTCACTTGAATTGCCTGGGGTACAGCGACAACTAGTCGAGTCGGTCGTCGCGACGGGGACGCCGGTCGTGCTCGTGCTGGTGACCGGGCGCCCGTACGCGATCGGGTGGGCGCTGGATGGAGACCACCCCAAACCGGCCGCAGTCCTGCAGGCCTACTTCCCGGGCGAGGGTGGCGGTCTGGCTATCGCCGACATCCTCACCGGCCGGATCAATCCCTCCGGACGCCTGCCCGTGTCGATGCCCCGCTCGTCCGGAGCGCAGCCGTACTCGTACCTGCACCCGATCCTGGGCGGCCCGTCCGATGTCACGGCGGCCGACTCGACTCCGTTACGCCCGTTCGGATTCGGACTGTCCTACACCAGCTACCACTACTCGGATCTGGTCGTCGACGACGAGGTCTCGGCCGGTGGGGAGTTCAGCGCGACGGTCACCGTGACGAACAGCGGCGATGTGGCCGGTACGGACGTTGTCCAGCTTTACGGACAGGACATCTACGCGACCATCACCCGCCCGGTTGCGCAACTGCTCGGCTACGCCCGCGTCGAACTCGCTGCCGGCGAGTCCAAGCAGGTGCAGTTCTCTGTACCCACGACTCGGTTCGCGTTCACCGATCGGCGCCTGGTCAAGATCATCGAGCCGGGTGATGCCGAAGTGTGGGTCGGATCGCACGCCCTGGCCTCGTACGCCGGCGCTGACGTCGCTGCGAGCACCGGTGGCTCGATCGTCAATCACAAAGTCACGCAACGTTCGCGGACTCCCGGGACGGCGACGCCGCGGCTCACGATCGCGATCACCGGCGACACCTACAAGGTCACCCCGGCCGACCCGCGTTGGGTAAATGTCAAAGTCACCCCGCCGTAG
- a CDS encoding ABC transporter substrate-binding protein, whose protein sequence is MIRKTRVAAFVALGASVALLTTACTSSSGGSGSDSSSGASATLTLWTNATTGPGSQFFTETVKSFESAHPNVTIKIQIVQNEDLDGKLQTALQGGKSTAPDIFLQRGGGKLSAMVQANQVLDISDSISPDTKEAVSQGAFAAEQVDGKTYAMPVSVLPGGFWYSKDVFDHAGVTTPPTTLDSLNQAVTKLKASGVAPIALGGKDAWPAAHWYYWFALRECSQSVLNSTAKSLKFEDPCWTKAGNDLQAFAATKPYNDGFLNTSAQQGAGSSAGLIANHKAGAEVMGAWDPGVIGSLTPDQKALPDLGFFPFVQVPGGQGDPKAIMGGVDAYSCSAWAPKQACTDFLNYLDTPTVQEGYYKAFQAPPVNKTAQSVVTEPYLQAVIQAFNSAPYVSLWLDTLYGQNVGNALNTAVVNLLAGKGSAEDIIKSVDKASAKG, encoded by the coding sequence ATGATCAGAAAGACACGGGTTGCGGCATTCGTCGCGCTCGGTGCGAGCGTTGCGCTCCTTACGACCGCGTGCACCAGTAGCAGCGGGGGGAGCGGGAGCGACAGCAGCAGCGGCGCGTCGGCGACGCTCACGCTGTGGACGAACGCGACGACGGGTCCAGGCTCGCAGTTCTTCACCGAGACGGTGAAGTCATTCGAGAGCGCACATCCGAACGTCACGATCAAGATTCAGATCGTTCAAAACGAAGACCTCGACGGCAAGTTGCAGACCGCCCTACAGGGGGGTAAGAGCACAGCACCGGACATCTTCCTCCAGCGTGGTGGTGGCAAGCTTTCGGCGATGGTGCAGGCCAACCAGGTGCTCGACATCTCCGATTCGATTTCGCCGGATACCAAGGAGGCGGTTAGTCAAGGCGCGTTCGCCGCTGAGCAGGTCGATGGGAAAACCTACGCAATGCCGGTATCCGTTCTTCCGGGCGGCTTCTGGTACAGCAAGGACGTCTTCGACCACGCAGGCGTAACCACTCCGCCCACAACGTTGGACTCGCTGAACCAAGCGGTCACCAAGCTGAAGGCCTCTGGCGTCGCCCCGATCGCCCTCGGCGGCAAGGACGCCTGGCCCGCGGCTCACTGGTACTACTGGTTCGCCCTGCGCGAGTGCAGCCAGAGCGTCCTGAACTCGACCGCCAAGAGTTTGAAGTTCGAGGATCCGTGCTGGACGAAAGCCGGCAACGACCTGCAGGCCTTCGCCGCGACGAAGCCCTACAACGATGGGTTCCTCAACACCTCGGCTCAACAGGGTGCTGGAAGCTCGGCCGGCCTGATCGCCAACCACAAGGCCGGCGCCGAAGTTATGGGTGCCTGGGATCCGGGCGTCATCGGCTCCTTGACGCCGGACCAGAAGGCTCTTCCGGACCTCGGGTTCTTCCCGTTCGTTCAGGTGCCGGGCGGCCAGGGCGATCCGAAGGCGATCATGGGTGGCGTTGACGCCTACTCCTGCTCCGCGTGGGCGCCGAAGCAGGCATGCACCGACTTCCTGAACTACCTGGATACCCCGACGGTCCAGGAGGGTTACTACAAGGCCTTCCAGGCGCCGCCGGTGAACAAGACGGCGCAGTCGGTCGTGACTGAGCCTTACCTGCAGGCCGTCATCCAGGCGTTCAACAGTGCACCGTATGTGTCGCTGTGGCTCGACACGCTCTACGGCCAGAACGTCGGCAACGCCCTGAATACCGCCGTCGTCAACCTGCTGGCGGGTAAGGGCTCGGCCGAGGACATCATCAAGTCGGTCGACAAGGCCTCGGCGAAGGGGTAG
- a CDS encoding transposase, producing MAATVGDDERLAALAERLVSAARTFTPAVSPKHQRRLAGFDEAVLSLYAKGMTTGDIANHLADIYGTDVSRELVSKVADAVISEMQEWQIATARCGVSGGADRCDPVESPRRPSRQPPGICGDGHHSGRAT from the coding sequence ATGGCCGCGACGGTCGGCGACGATGAGCGATTGGCGGCGTTGGCGGAGAGGTTGGTGTCGGCCGCTAGGACGTTCACCCCGGCGGTGAGCCCGAAGCATCAACGCCGTCTGGCCGGCTTCGATGAAGCGGTGCTGTCGTTATATGCGAAGGGGATGACGACCGGGGACATCGCTAACCACCTCGCCGATATTTACGGCACCGACGTCTCTCGGGAGTTGGTGTCGAAGGTGGCCGACGCGGTTATCTCAGAGATGCAGGAGTGGCAAATCGCGACCGCTCGATGCGGTGTATCCGGTGGTGCTGATCGATGCGATCCTGTTGAAAGTCCGCGACGGCCAAGTCGCCAACCGCCCGGTATATGTGGCGATGGGCATCACTCTGGACGGGCAACGTGA
- a CDS encoding LacI family DNA-binding transcriptional regulator, with protein sequence MSKSSRVTIHDVAREAGVSLSTVSKVINNRYGVAAATSARVQKVIAELGYEASLVAQSLRNHETKVIGILVADLEPFSTELLKGAAEGVRGTGYELVIYSAGGRTEARDGWERRYLSRLSGTLIDGAVLVTPTIVSAQYGAPFVAVDPHTGTSEIPTVDADNLRGAQTAVHHLIELGHRRIAMLTGRPDLMSAQLREQGFRTGMAQAGVPVDESLLLVGDYRADISAEAAKALLTMDEPPTAIFAANDISAIATLEVAVDLGLEVPRDLSIVGFDNVPESVLCTPSLTTVEQPIREMGLRAVELLLQLLRAESIPATHLTLDTRLVVRQSTSAPRR encoded by the coding sequence ATGTCCAAGAGCTCTCGTGTCACCATTCACGACGTGGCACGGGAAGCAGGAGTCTCCCTATCGACAGTGTCGAAAGTGATCAACAACCGATACGGCGTCGCGGCCGCGACCTCTGCACGCGTGCAGAAGGTTATCGCCGAACTCGGGTACGAGGCCAGTCTGGTTGCGCAGAGTCTGCGCAACCACGAGACCAAGGTCATCGGGATCCTCGTCGCCGATCTGGAACCGTTCAGCACGGAACTTTTGAAGGGTGCTGCCGAAGGTGTCCGAGGCACCGGTTACGAGCTGGTCATCTACTCAGCGGGTGGTCGCACTGAAGCGCGCGACGGTTGGGAGCGGCGGTATCTCTCACGACTGTCGGGCACCCTAATCGACGGCGCGGTGTTGGTCACCCCAACGATCGTCAGCGCTCAGTACGGCGCGCCGTTCGTTGCGGTCGACCCGCACACCGGCACGTCAGAGATACCCACCGTCGACGCCGACAACCTCCGCGGAGCGCAGACCGCTGTGCATCATCTGATCGAGCTCGGACACCGTCGCATCGCCATGCTCACCGGCCGCCCCGACCTGATGTCGGCGCAGTTGCGCGAACAGGGCTTCCGCACCGGTATGGCGCAGGCGGGCGTGCCCGTCGACGAGAGCCTCCTGCTGGTCGGCGACTACCGGGCAGACATCTCCGCGGAGGCAGCGAAAGCTCTGTTGACGATGGACGAACCTCCGACCGCGATCTTCGCCGCCAATGACATCTCCGCGATTGCAACGCTTGAAGTCGCGGTCGATCTCGGCCTTGAAGTACCGCGGGACCTGTCGATCGTCGGATTTGACAACGTCCCTGAATCCGTCCTGTGCACGCCGTCGCTGACCACCGTCGAGCAGCCGATCAGGGAGATGGGGCTGCGTGCCGTCGAGCTACTCCTGCAGCTACTACGAGCCGAATCGATACCAGCAACCCACCTCACTCTCGACACACGTCTCGTTGTGCGGCAGTCCACGTCCGCTCCACGGCGCTAG
- a CDS encoding G1 family glutamic endopeptidase, with protein sequence MTRKRSHAGVLRSARRAAAAGLAVVVGAVGFGTGIAHADPSSFSPGGWSGYVAWGGPYTSAAADFIVPVGVCSPGQSGGMANAYWVGIQGDNGGGGAAAIVQTGFGLGCNDGQPEYYALHADSVGNWIFSPEPVRPGDLIHASVSCDTSDICWEDLVNETQNWWNNTTVQVPGGFSTYVAAVAAESYNGGINDFPVQVSNARINGVPIAWSAPQANEETPSLYGGTAGIDPSPLDSTGMGFYFYWNGVPGLSPGVSPTQYLEPRNNGLPPA encoded by the coding sequence ATGACGAGGAAACGATCCCATGCCGGGGTGTTGCGGTCGGCCAGACGGGCGGCGGCAGCGGGTTTGGCTGTTGTTGTCGGAGCAGTTGGCTTCGGTACGGGTATCGCCCACGCCGACCCATCATCGTTCAGCCCCGGCGGGTGGAGTGGCTACGTGGCTTGGGGAGGGCCGTACACATCGGCGGCGGCGGATTTCATCGTGCCGGTCGGGGTCTGTTCGCCCGGGCAGAGTGGGGGGATGGCAAATGCCTACTGGGTAGGCATCCAAGGCGACAACGGCGGAGGCGGCGCCGCTGCGATTGTCCAGACCGGCTTTGGCCTTGGCTGCAACGACGGTCAGCCCGAGTATTACGCCCTGCATGCCGACTCAGTAGGCAATTGGATCTTCAGTCCCGAGCCAGTGCGGCCCGGCGACCTCATTCATGCCTCCGTGTCGTGTGATACCAGCGACATCTGCTGGGAGGACCTCGTCAACGAAACCCAGAACTGGTGGAATAACACGACCGTGCAGGTGCCCGGGGGATTCTCCACGTACGTCGCCGCGGTCGCTGCCGAATCGTATAACGGGGGCATCAATGACTTCCCCGTACAGGTGAGCAACGCGAGGATCAACGGCGTGCCGATCGCTTGGTCCGCACCTCAAGCCAATGAAGAGACGCCAAGCCTCTACGGCGGGACCGCTGGCATAGATCCCAGCCCGCTCGACTCGACCGGGATGGGTTTCTACTTCTACTGGAATGGTGTGCCTGGTCTGAGCCCAGGCGTGAGCCCAACCCAGTACCTGGAGCCCCGGAACAACGGGCTGCCTCCGGCTTGA
- a CDS encoding TIGR03619 family F420-dependent LLM class oxidoreductase produces MTAVSAWAGSKSGDGSGSSSSDAEQIVGASRRPSKPQLSIGLRNFASTAPADWRHILDQARAADLAGVDRIFVPDHLAFGSDLTGYSKPGQGGVVGGVQPTEADGEWLDSLTILGAIAAVTDRVRLATNILVAPLRGAVVLAKVASTIDVISHGRFDLGVGIGWQKAEYRAVGVEFSERGRVLDETLAACRDLWTSREASYIAKDFSLDGIHMMPKPVRPDGVPVWIGGRPIPATARRLVRYGTGWIPWGVTSESFGEAAQEMRRLVEDEGGDFGTLQIALGLPTVVSASTGGLDLPAMFEPVPDLVQLGVSDFRTMVRIPHDAEAARSSFEDLLAEFERALPSGEKADEAL; encoded by the coding sequence ATGACGGCGGTTTCGGCGTGGGCCGGTTCGAAATCAGGGGATGGGTCTGGTTCGTCGTCGTCGGATGCTGAGCAGATTGTCGGGGCCTCTCGCCGCCCATCCAAACCGCAGCTTTCAATTGGGCTGAGGAACTTCGCTTCCACCGCCCCCGCCGATTGGCGGCATATCCTTGATCAAGCGCGCGCGGCGGATCTGGCCGGAGTCGATCGGATCTTTGTCCCTGACCACCTGGCCTTCGGCAGCGATCTCACGGGATATAGCAAGCCTGGTCAAGGTGGCGTTGTCGGAGGAGTCCAACCCACAGAGGCCGACGGTGAATGGCTTGATTCGCTTACGATCCTCGGCGCCATCGCGGCTGTGACGGACCGAGTACGTCTTGCGACGAACATATTGGTTGCGCCCTTGCGCGGTGCCGTCGTTCTGGCGAAGGTCGCTTCGACAATTGACGTGATCTCCCACGGTCGTTTCGATCTTGGCGTCGGGATCGGCTGGCAGAAGGCCGAGTATCGCGCGGTCGGCGTGGAGTTCTCGGAACGTGGACGCGTCTTGGACGAGACTCTCGCGGCTTGCCGCGATCTGTGGACTTCCCGCGAAGCCTCCTACATCGCCAAGGACTTCTCGCTGGACGGCATTCATATGATGCCGAAACCCGTTCGCCCCGATGGGGTTCCAGTGTGGATTGGTGGGCGGCCAATTCCTGCCACGGCACGGCGGCTCGTTCGATATGGGACCGGCTGGATTCCGTGGGGAGTGACGAGTGAGTCATTCGGCGAGGCAGCGCAAGAAATGCGGCGGCTAGTAGAAGACGAGGGCGGCGACTTCGGCACACTGCAGATCGCTCTCGGGCTGCCCACTGTCGTGTCAGCGTCCACCGGTGGTCTGGATCTCCCGGCAATGTTCGAACCGGTCCCTGACCTCGTGCAGCTCGGCGTCTCCGATTTCCGGACCATGGTGCGAATACCTCACGACGCAGAAGCGGCACGATCGTCGTTCGAGGATCTTCTCGCCGAATTCGAGCGGGCACTCCCGAGCGGAGAGAAAGCAGACGAAGCGCTGTAG
- a CDS encoding DUF1254 domain-containing protein, which yields MSVGDAKSGLPGRLGAVGRDAELPRVADVGLIFDELDYQMACQAYLWALPLVSYAQWKIQHYEVFGATSSDLVRYLSYRDRLGLITANATTPYVLNFFDLAETGPLVIELPPGPTAGGISDFWQRECAVLGEMGPDHGQGGKHVVVPPGQQAPDVGDDYYVQHATGMNIMFGFRTLDPDPQRSDALVRGVKVYPYSERDTPPTRIVSPEGRRWTGDQPRGLDYWVRLHDIYQREIVDERDRFYLAMLKQLGIEKGKPFTPDERLTSILTQGAEAGELMAQANTFAKRFPDARWWPDRQWFLAIDLDSSDQRGPDHDQLLERASWFYEAVSFSAAMKSQTPGQGQAYLGGYTDADGKWLDGAKDYTIHIPANPPAKLFWSFTVYDVWTRCLIDNSQQRGDRGSRDEDLHYNDDGSIDLYLGPNPPDTGDTNWVQTIPGRHWFSYFRLYGPLETYFDRTWKLGDITSR from the coding sequence ATGTCTGTTGGGGACGCGAAGTCGGGATTGCCAGGTCGGCTCGGCGCAGTGGGACGTGATGCGGAGCTGCCGCGGGTTGCCGACGTCGGGTTGATCTTCGATGAGCTCGACTATCAGATGGCCTGTCAGGCCTACTTGTGGGCGCTGCCACTGGTGTCGTACGCGCAATGGAAAATCCAGCATTACGAGGTGTTCGGTGCGACCAGTTCGGATCTCGTTCGCTATCTCAGCTACCGAGATCGGCTGGGCCTCATTACTGCGAACGCGACGACGCCCTATGTCCTGAACTTCTTCGACCTCGCCGAGACGGGGCCACTCGTGATTGAGCTACCGCCCGGACCGACGGCGGGCGGCATCTCCGACTTCTGGCAGCGAGAATGCGCGGTCCTGGGAGAGATGGGTCCGGACCACGGGCAGGGTGGCAAGCACGTCGTGGTCCCACCGGGCCAACAGGCGCCTGACGTCGGCGATGACTACTACGTCCAGCATGCGACGGGGATGAACATCATGTTCGGCTTCCGCACTCTTGACCCGGACCCGCAACGTTCGGATGCGCTCGTGCGGGGCGTGAAGGTCTACCCGTACTCCGAGCGGGACACGCCGCCGACCCGGATCGTCTCGCCCGAAGGCCGGCGGTGGACTGGTGATCAACCGCGCGGCCTGGACTACTGGGTCCGGTTGCACGACATCTACCAGCGCGAAATCGTCGACGAACGCGACCGCTTCTACCTGGCTATGCTCAAACAACTCGGCATTGAGAAAGGCAAACCGTTCACCCCCGACGAGCGCCTCACCTCGATCTTGACCCAGGGTGCAGAGGCGGGGGAACTGATGGCCCAGGCCAATACCTTCGCCAAGCGCTTCCCCGACGCCCGTTGGTGGCCTGATCGCCAATGGTTCCTGGCCATCGACCTGGACAGCTCCGATCAGCGTGGCCCCGATCACGACCAACTCCTCGAACGGGCGTCGTGGTTCTACGAAGCGGTCAGCTTCTCCGCCGCGATGAAGAGTCAGACACCGGGCCAAGGACAGGCCTACCTCGGCGGCTACACGGACGCGGACGGTAAGTGGCTCGACGGCGCGAAGGACTACACGATCCACATCCCAGCCAACCCGCCAGCCAAGCTGTTCTGGTCGTTCACCGTCTATGACGTCTGGACCCGCTGCCTGATCGACAACTCCCAACAACGCGGCGACCGCGGCTCACGGGATGAAGACCTGCACTACAACGACGACGGATCGATCGACCTCTACCTCGGCCCGAACCCGCCGGACACCGGCGACACCAACTGGGTGCAAACCATTCCCGGTCGACACTGGTTCAGCTACTTCCGCCTCTACGGACCACTCGAAACCTACTTCGACCGCACCTGGAAACTCGGCGACATCACCAGCCGATGA
- a CDS encoding carbohydrate ABC transporter permease, with translation MSTQTLARTGRSRRKPTRTRHWDSPVVYFVALVAVALTVAPVAYLILGGFRTNSQITVSPAGLPNPWKIENYIDVLKSQTFWREAGNSTVVALATTLGVVILGVMASFTLARYTFRGRGAMYALFAAGLMFPITVAITPLYLVLKDIHLLNTLGGVILPQIAFGLPTTIIILVPFLRAIPLEIEEAATVDGCSKLGFFVRIVLPLSLPGVLTTAILAFIASWNSYLLPLFILNSQDTFTLPLGVQAFSSQYSTDTAKVLAFTSMSMIPALIFFALFQRRIVSGLQGAVKG, from the coding sequence GTGAGCACACAAACCCTTGCCAGGACCGGACGTTCCCGGCGCAAGCCGACCAGGACCCGGCACTGGGACAGCCCGGTCGTGTACTTCGTCGCTCTCGTCGCCGTTGCGCTCACTGTCGCCCCGGTTGCGTACCTCATTCTCGGTGGATTCCGGACGAACTCGCAGATCACCGTCAGCCCGGCGGGGTTGCCGAACCCGTGGAAGATCGAAAACTACATCGATGTCCTGAAGAGTCAGACGTTCTGGCGCGAGGCGGGGAACTCGACCGTCGTCGCGCTGGCGACGACGCTCGGCGTCGTCATCCTCGGCGTGATGGCGAGCTTCACCCTCGCGCGGTACACATTCCGGGGACGGGGCGCGATGTACGCGCTGTTCGCGGCCGGGTTGATGTTTCCGATCACGGTGGCGATCACCCCGCTTTACCTGGTGCTCAAGGACATCCACTTGCTGAACACCCTCGGCGGCGTGATCTTGCCCCAGATCGCCTTCGGCCTGCCGACGACGATCATCATCCTGGTGCCGTTCCTCAGAGCGATTCCGCTGGAGATCGAGGAGGCAGCGACCGTCGACGGGTGCAGCAAGCTGGGGTTCTTCGTCCGCATCGTCCTACCGCTGTCACTGCCAGGTGTGCTCACCACCGCGATCCTCGCCTTCATCGCCAGCTGGAACTCGTACCTTCTGCCACTCTTCATCCTCAACAGCCAGGACACGTTCACGCTTCCGCTCGGTGTTCAGGCCTTCAGCTCGCAGTACTCCACGGACACAGCCAAGGTTCTGGCGTTCACATCGATGTCGATGATCCCGGCGCTGATCTTCTTCGCGTTGTTCCAGCGGCGCATCGTCAGTGGGCTGCAGGGTGCGGTCAAGGGCTGA